AACTAACTAGTAATTATCATACAAATacggattaaattaaaaaaaaacaaattatgctaaattaaattgcataagttaaaagggataatataatttttgctTCTAAATTTGGTTACTAAGTTCATTTTGGTACTTGTacacttattttatttactttggtacttgaatttgcCAATTAAATTCATTTTAGGCCTTAAACTTGAAAAATACATTTTGAGATTGTGTTACGTAATCGGACAAATGGTTAAACAGATCAGATTATTGGTTCCCAATTCAATCAGTTTAATTAGTTCATCTGCTAAACTAACAataattcataattaattaaaatttataaaaaataaaaatatatatagttaaattgaTTCGACTATTAGTTTTTgtgtcaatttttaatttttatcgaTTTCAAGTAATTTTCGTTTTAATTGGTTTAATCCCTTAGTATATCAGTCAAATTTTTTATCTAAATCGATAaatcttaaaaaattaaatttaagaaaaaaatgaatctagtttttaaatttaatagaaAAGCTATAACCCTTTAAAGGATACAGATATTCGACTCACTGTTCTTTTTAGTAGGGCCTAGAAAAAATGAGTTAAAAGTTAATCGAACGGCCAAAAACAAACCAACGGCGATTGATCAATATAATCGTCAATAAAATAGCGTGGAAACAAAGCAGGAAATCCATGACCTCTTAAATACCTAAAAACAAAGAACCATGTTCCACTTCAAGGTTTtttggaactggttttcgagtggTTTGTGAACAAAACAAACACACACACATAAAAAAGCATTAAAAAAAGGGTGGAATTGTGTTACTCAATAAGCGCCGTCTACCAATCTCTTCTCCATTTCACTTCGAAGCAGAGAAGAAAATAGCTCAAATATCGAAAACCGTAATAATGGGAGGAGGTGGTGCTGGTGGTTCAGTGAAAGATGTGCTGTCCAAGGGTGAACTCGATGGGTTACGGCAGAGTGGCGCAACGCTTATCCTTCACTTCTGGGCTTCATGGTGTGAGGCTTCAAAACAGATGGACCAAGTGTTTTCTCACCTCTCCACCGATTTCCCCAACTCTCACTTCCTTAGGGTTCTTCttcgaaactttgaaaatttcccTTTTCAGTGATTTTTAtcgttttttttcttcttttggggGTAAAAAAATTGTTATTTGAATGAGggatattgatttttttttaattttttattgcaGGTAGAAGCTGAAGAACAGCCTGAGATATCTGAGGAATACTCGGTTTCTGCTGTGCCTTTTTTTGTCTTCTTCAAGGTAAAGTCTTTTGGTgggtattttttaaaaaattgaatatgttttaattttatgaattagagTTGGCTAATTCCTGTTCTTTTTAGGAGTGTACATCCCTAGTGATTTTCGAATTGGTACGCATGTTCCGTAACAGAACAGGGAACACTAGCAATATAATTCAGTAAAACTAGTTATTTGtgtttatatttttgtatatcaCAAAAACTATATGTAAGTTCCAAAAGAAAACGCATCCAGTTCCTACTGAACGAACTGGAGAAGACTATCCCTAGTGAATTTACGTTCTAGTTTTTGTTCTTCAAATTGGACTGATCCGCGTTCCAAGTAACATAGGTATATATAGATGAAATAAGTAACCTTATACATTTTGGTGGTGTGTGTGGATTTGTAATGATTGAATATTATTGGTTTCTTTTATGGCTCTTCCAGACAGGTAATAGAGGGCAAAACACAAAGGTTGATTTCTTAGGGCCACTTGTCTATACTGGTCCGATCATGGACATACACGCATGCTAGCAGAAAATTCTATTTAATTCTTGAATATGATCTAGGCCTGCATGTGGAGAAAAGAGCAAAAATGTTTACGAAATATTGTTAATTGTTACTTATTTTCACAATAACTTGGTTGTGCAATTTTCAATTAAGTGACCATTGAAAGAAAATATATGATTATTTTTGCACTTGAGTTGATTTAATTCATGAATTTATGTGTCAGCATGCTAGAACTGAAGTTGGTTCAATTCATGAATGTACCCTGATTCAGTATGTGGACTAAAGATGAAAAGTATTGTGAAATATTGGTTTCATTCTTATTTTCTCGATAAATAGGATGTGCAATTATCATTAGCTGCGCTTGTTCTTACACCGGGGAGTGGGGAGTCCTAGGCTAAGAGTTTCCATGTGATAGGAGGGACTTCCTATAGGTAGATTGATCCTTTGAGGGATGTTGAATTCACTCTAAGCTTGTCTTGCCAGTACTAGAAGGTGAGGGGAATTGACTTGGGCATTTAACCAAAATTGCCCGTACCTCTCTTTTCCATCTTGAATAAAGCAATAATTTTCCATGTTACCACCGACTGGGGCTGGACTATCCAATTGTGactgttcttttttcttttcaatattgCAGTTGATAATTTGCTCTAAGTTCTATCTCTTGATGCTCGTTTTGATTAGTATTCCATTTTGCTATTTAAATATTCTCCAAAATGTGAGCTTATGATCAGCTTTTTCATTGTTTCTATTAGGATGGAAAGGTTGTCGATAAATTGGAGGGTGCAGATCCTTCCAGTCTGGCCAACAAAGTTGCCAAGGTTGCTGGTTCAACTAACCCCGGAGAAGCTGCTGCTCCTGCTAGTCTTGGGATGGCTGCTGGCCCCACCGTCCTCGAGAGTGTCCAAGATTTGGCAAAGGCAAACGGTTCATCCCAAACGGGAAATCAAGTGCAAACTGGTCTCGATGACAAAATTAAGAAACGATTGCAGCAATTGATTGACTCTCATCCTGTAATGCTATTCATTAAAGGAAACCCTGAAGAACCCAAGTGTGGTTTTAGCAGAAAAGTTGTTGATATTTTGAAGGATGAAAAGGTGAAATTCGGAACATTTGATATTCTATCAGACAATGAAGTTCGGGAAGGTTTAAAGAAGTTCTCGAAGTGGCCAACTTTTCCTCAACTCTATTGCAAAGGTGAACTTCTTGGTGGATGTGATATAGCAATTGCCATGCATGAAAGTGGTGAACTTAAAGAAGTTTTTAGAGATCACGGAGTTGATATTATCGGGACTGAACAAGGAACTGGTGGCATCTTGGAACCGACCGGATTGACCGCAAACCTAAATTCTCGGCTTCAAAGCTTGATTAATTCAAGCCCGGTTATGCTGTTTATGAAGGGAAAGCCTGATGAGCCCAAGTGTGGTTTTAGCCACAAGGTAGTTGAAATCCTTAAACAAGAGAAAGTTGATTTCGAGAGTTTCGACATACTCTCAGACGATGAAGTTCGTCAAGGACTGAAAGTTTATTCAAATTGGTCAAGTTACCCTCAATTGTATATTAAAGGTGAACTTATCGGTGGATCAGACATTGCGTTAGAGATGCAGAAAAGTGGTGAACTCAAAAGGATTTTAACCGAGAAAGGCATTGTTAAGGAAGAGACACTAGAAGACCATCTAAAAAGTTTGATTTCATCTTCACCGGTGATGCTCTTTATGAAGGGTACCCCCGATAATCCAAGATGTGGCTTCAGCTCTAAAGTTGTCAACGCCCTAAAAGAGGAAGGCATTGATTTTGGGTCATTCGATATTTTAACCAACGATGAGGTTCGACAGGGATTGAAAGTCTTCTCAAACTGGCCGACCTTTCCTCAGCTTTATTACAAAGGTGAGCTTATCGGAGGTTGTGATATCGTACTGGAACTGCGAAACAATGGTGAACTGAAAGTGACACTGTCCGAGTAAAGGTGGATTCAGTTTGTTTAAAATAAATGACTTTTGGGGCAAACCTTGATTTCATTTCCCGATTTCTCAGTCATGAGGTTGAATGTATGCCAATTAACAGTACTTAAAAACtagttttttttgttttgtttttcttttttttttctggttttaatttgctttaaaactCTTTTATCTACTTGTGTTTTTCAAGTTGATTAAAGTTCGTACTTTACTGTATGTATATGCACAATTTGCATCTTTGAGCAGTGGGAAACCTTTGTCTATGCCTTGTATTTTGGCATATTTTTAGAAGATAAAAATGTTTAACTTCCATCAACATTATGgattatatttatttcttaaattaaGTTATTGGGTTAATATACTATTTAGTATATGAGCTTGGCTTTAGATTTTTTTCTGCCTTAGTTGATACTAGAATTATTTTCCAATTGAACACTCAAGTTTagctttaatatttaatttagtacTTTTTTTTCTATTAAGTACTTATTATTTTTCATCAtttatgtcaaatatttattggATCACACAATGTTTGATTTGAGTACCAAAACGAAAATTGAAGtcaaattaaaatactaaattaaaaattaaaattaaattcaagtatcaaattgtatataattttttaaaaaaagcatTAGTTTATATCATACGGGCCAATCAAATATTCATTGGTTCACATGTAGATTTGAGCGTCAAATTGAATATTAAAGCCGTACCAAATTAAACATTGAAGTACTAATTCGAATATTAACCTTAAAACTTTTTCAtgaaaaatattgaaaaaaaCAGAAGCATATATCACCTGCAAATTATTACATTACATCAAACTAATCACAATTCAAAATTGATAACATTCACTAAAATTTACTATGAAACTAGCAATTAATAGACTTTTTATGTAAATGAAATGCTCCTCAAGAACAGTGCTAAACAAAACTACAATACGTATCCATTAAGAAAATTCACATAAGCCGTAGAGGCAAATGAGATAACCACAAAAAAGAAGGGGTAAAATTCAAAGTCAATATGAATGAAAAATGAGGAACCAACCTAATGAATTTAGCTGGATTTCATGGCCAATATTGATTTTGTTTCTTCATCTTCATTTATCTTATCAGCTTTCATGAGGTCCAAAACCTTATCCACTCTTTCACCATGTCTTATATTTGCCTTCAACAAGGTATGATACATTTTTCTATCGACCGGAACTGTTCTATTCAATGACTCCATGAATTCTTCCACTTCCCGAACACTGCCTTCATCGCCTAGCCAATCCAATATACTCGTAACCACCCTTAGGTTCGGTTTCCACCCCTTGTTCTCCGTGAATAACGATAGGGCCACCTTCATGCACTTGAAAGCCTTTTTTGCTTGACCTTTATCTAAGTAACTTGCTGCCACAATGCCCCAACTATTAGGAATGGTTGTCTTACCTTTCTCCTTCAGGTTTTCGAGCATCGTTTCAGCCTTTTCATGTAGACCCTTTTTAACATACCCAACGATGATGATATTCGGTATCCGAAAATCGTAATAGTTTCCGGATGATTCCCATTCTTTGAGTATTTTCTCAGCTTCTTCAAACTCATCAAGCTTCACTAGAGATTGGAGCATGATAATGAAATCCTTGTTTATATACCTTTTACAAGCTTCTTTCTCTAGACCCCATAATCTGAAGACTTCGGCTTTATTTCCCAAACTCGTATAGAGCGATATTAGATGATTGTAGCCTGTTCCATCTTTATTATCTAGCTTCTGTTCGGATTTTTTTAGTGCATCAATGGCTTTTTCTGTAAGGCCTGCTTTTATGTAGAAATTGGCAACAACAGCATACGTGTTCCAATCCATCTTGATATGAGGTTGATCCTCCATTTCTGTTAAAATTTCTTCAATTCCCTCAAGATCAGACCTCACACCTAGAGAATTGATGCAGATTCTGTAACTGAAGTTGTCCGGGGATACGTTGTTCTCTTTCATCTCCCTCAGTACATCAGGTACTTTCTCGTGCTGTCCAATATTTGTGTAAAGACACATGATATCATTGTAAGTAAGAGTTGACGAGGCGAAACCCAACTCCTTCATTTTCTGCAAATGAGAGAGCGACTTGTCTATCTGGCGCTGCCGCACATAACAATTCAGAAGAGCACCGTATGTCTTCTCAGTTTTATCTTGgtccttcaatttattaaaatAGCTTTCCGCAGAAAGAAATCCACGAACTTTACCGATGAGATCCAACTGCACCGCATGCTCAGTAGGTGAAAAGGCACAAAGACCCTTTTTATTCATCCATTCAGAAACCTGCACCCATTAGACATCAGTTAGCCATAATCAACGGTTCAATGTTTGAACATTCATATACCAACTAGAATCGCAATTCCTTAACCGGAAACTTTCATGCCAATGCTTATTCAATCACTATAAACTAAAAAAACCGGTATCAAACAATTTAAATTTCAAGCTCCATGccataatcagctttaattaacaAGTCTATATTTGCAGCCCTAAGAACAGCTCACATTAGTCCATTCTCCACTTTAGGAAACAATGTGGAGTATCCATTCTTTTAAAATTGAAACTTTTTTCTCTGTTAGTTGCTATGTTCATAATTCCAGTCAAACACAGACTCACTTTTGCAGGTCAAAAAAGTCCccatattttaaccaaaatttaCACCACAAAATAAGCCCTGCATTTTGCTCAATCATATCCATTACTTGAGCTTACAGATTTCTAcattatttcaaacaaaaaatttcCATATTAATTCAAATCATCTTATAATCAAGTCAGCAAATCATTAAGTTTTCACAATGCTCTACTACTTAATTCGATATTACCATGAAAACCCAAAAGGATAAGCGCTTCAAATACAAATTTCAAACAAATTAATGCGAATTAGACAACAACCCCCCCCCCCCGGCCAAAAAAAACAAAAGCAATCAAAAGACCCAAAAACCTGAAGAGCCTGAGTGAAGCGCTTTCGTTTACGAAGATCGTGAATGATGCGTTGAAGCTCAGCAACTCGAATGTTGTTCCCATGTTTAAGCCAGTCGTCAAGCTCCGCTTCGACGCTTTTGTCAGGGCTACCCAAAGGACTGATCCTGGAATATAAAGTGGCTTTATTGACCCTATTAGTATAATAAAATCTGCTGAAAAACCCATTTTGAGCTAGGGATTTTGAGCTCGACAACAGCTTCGTGGAGTTCATGCCTGTCTGCTGGGGATTTTTGGCactgaaatgaaatgaaattcgaAACCTTCGAGTAGGGTTTTAGGAGATACACAGATAGGGGTTAATAAAATATTGGGCCATTTTTTGGGCCTTTTTAAATAATGGGTTAATATAAGACTTTAGATTTGGGCTTTTATAAATAGGTATgaaatataacatatttttattattgcatcacgtgaaaaaaattaattaaaaaatatgtttagaattttaataaaatagaaatatataTTATTTCTACACATTAAACAAAAATagtgatatttaaagaaaatgaaGACTAATATACTATTTTGTACATTAGTTAggctttaatttttaatttgatatctgaaattttttgtttcaatttggtACTTGACTTTGGCTTCAAGAATCACTTCAtacctaaatttattttcaaggTTCAATTTAGTGCTTAGATTTTTGAATTTTGATACTTAAAATTTTCCTTATCTCATTTAAGTACTCAAGTTTGGCTttcagatttaatttaatatctgagttttctctctctttttttttctcaattaagtaCTCGTGCTTTTATTAGAGTAcatatgtcaaatatttattgaATTGATCGGTCTGGGTACCAACTTAAACATTGAAGTCAAACTTGGGTACCAAATTGGAAAAAATTAACTtaagtatcaaattaaatattacaaTCAAACTTAAGTACCAAATAGTATATTATCCCACGAACACTTCCGATCATTTTGGCAAATGGCCTGTGTTAAATCACAAAATGAAGTGATGAAAGCAAAGGTTAATCCATAAGTTCCATGACCATATATAAAGCTAAAATGAaaactcttttttcttttcattttttcattttcgTTCATTTTCTCAAGCACCAAACAAACCATTTAAACCCTTTTGGCTACAATGGAAAACGAAAGAAAATAACAAAATCAACCTAGCTAACTAGCAGAGCCTAGTTTCTTTATGATCACTAGTTCCAGTGTGTTGAGCAATGCAATCCAACAGCTTGATCTGCAGATCTTtgaattgagctatttgggtCTGCAATTCCACCTTCTCTCTCCTTAAATTCTGGTTCTCCTCTATCAGCGTTTGACGATGAACATTTGTACTTTCTTCATCAACAGCACTGCTGCCGTCATTCATGatctgatgatgatgatgatcttGATGATCATCACTTGAAGAAGATGCCTTCAAGAAAGCAGGGAACACACTTGGCTCGCTTTTCTTGCGTGTTATCTCCATTAACATCTGCTTGTAACCTCTCTGAAACTTCTCGTGCTTGAATTCCCATCTTCTTGATGATGTCTTCTTAAACCCCTGCTTCAACATCAATCCATTATACACTGTGATCAACGCTATATTTTTTAACATGAAGGCTATATATTTAAGTCGCTGCAACCTTTTGACTTTACTAAAAACCTTCGAAATTTTGACTAAGGCTACGTAGTATTAACGACACCATTATCCTGTCCGATTCTcgttttgggaaaaaaaaaaaaccctgagTAATTAGCGGAATATCAGTATCCAAACCAGATTTAATCTGGTTGTGTTTAGATTAAAGACTAAgttaattattttgttaataaatttatctaatttttattagTAGTAAGGGACACAATGCATGCCATTAGCAATATCATTTTTActgataaaaataaatgaaatttataatAGAGAGCAATTTACTGCTTAATTTAATACTTTGACTAATTtactattttttaataaaaagggTAAAAATTTATTTGACATAATAGTCCTCATGGTATTTTTCCCATAAAATATCTACCTTTGAATTAAAGATTTAAGAGTAAACTATTAAATAGTcacttttatattttttcaaattatattttaattatttatgtttaaaatattacgttttagtcacttacgttaacaTATTGTAACATTTTATTTATCGATCCGTTAATTATCGTTAATAGTGTAACTTTAAGTTGATGTgatacgttaaatcatcatttcaaataaaaatttagattaaattatacaattaattCTCATAATTtttcaacaatttaattttttcttttatattcttttaacttttttcttTAGTTTTCATTAGCGTATGCTTCTAcctctattttctttctttttcatctttttaaagtaaaaaaataaattacttaaaataaaaaatatagagaacaattgtaaaatttaacttaaaattttcttttgaaatGATAATTTGATATGCCACGTCAGTacgtgactaaaatgttaaaacatgataacataagtgactaaaacataatattttaaatataagtgactaaaatataatctaaaataaataaaaatgactattttgatagtttagcCAAAATTTAATCTTCTCCGTTGTAGTCTAGTTGGTTAGGATACTCTGCTTTCACCTGAACGACCGGGTTCAAGTTCCGACAATAAAAACAATGAAATATGGATTGCAAAAGAAAACGGTACTATATATATACTCACTCACATATGTATTAAGTTGGCGAATGAAGCTGGAAAAATTATTGTGCTTGAAATATCTAGGCAAAGTAAGATCAGAAAACTCCGCCGGCGACCAAACCACGAAACCCGTTCCTTCATTGTTCCACGATACTATCTTCTTCCTCCTCCTGCTACACCCTTCCTCTCCACTTTCTTCTTCTTCACCTTCCTCTAACAAAGCATATGTCTTCGCCAAAAATGGTGCTGGCCCTTTCGCCTTTGGCGACGACAGGCTTGAATAATTGCTACTCATTTTGTTACTCATCATCACACCACTCCTCTCTCTTTATTTATACCCTTAAAGTTAAAAAGCTTCTTTGCTTCTACAactttctaatatatatatatatatatatatgtttatatcaCACACCTATTGGAAACTACTAGTGCCGTGGAAAGTGGTTTGTTTCTTTGGTCTTTCTTTTACTTTCTTTAGTGATTTTCTTTTAGATTTTTCTTCTTTTGGGGGGTTTTGGGATTAGATAATGCAACTTTGTcaggattttatatatatatatttttctataaCGAACAGTTTATTTTAACTTATTAGAAAAAGGGCGAGGGTATACTAATATAAAGTATTGTTTGAGCATGCACAAAAGAttgaaatttcatgcatttcggGCACATGGGGCAttgtctttttttattttttggtcaatgaatgaaAAACAAAGACCAACCTCTGTTTGGTCAAATTAAATGAAGCTGTAGTTTGAGTTTgtggaaaaaaaatattattgttGGAAGTATTTGTCTTTTATTTAGttcaatattaaatttaatccaaTTATTTCGAGAAAAATTGATGatgaaaaaataaattcaaaaatgctatttttcacaaatttataaattaatttttttcaaattttaaatttaaatttaattgttaaCATTATTAAATTTATCGGTGATacgttttaaaataaataaataaaactcgcTTTGTAGTAATACAAGAAAAAATGTATTGTAATAgatataaatttaacaaaataattttaatcttgttaatagactaaattttaaatataaaaatataaaattaatttttaaatttacaaagAATACAATTAACTATGTGATATTTTTCTGAAAAACAAAACAGCTAGTGAAAAAAATTAATTGTTGATTTGTttgattttcattaaatttacgGTTATTCTATTATAAATATAGGTGTAGCTAGAAAACTTTTTTAGTGGAGGTCAAAATtaatagtctatatttttataattttaaaagattaaatcaaatttttattatttttaggggttaaaatataattttatctttattaatttaaaattttaaaaatttaaatggcctaaataaaaatttttcattttaagaagACCGTCCCTACCAGCCCCTAGTTACGCACCTGGTATTAGTATATACGCAGAAACTAATATTTGGAAGCATAGAGT
The Gossypium arboreum isolate Shixiya-1 chromosome 10, ASM2569848v2, whole genome shotgun sequence genome window above contains:
- the LOC108488637 gene encoding heat stress transcription factor B-2a-like; translation: MMSNKMSSNYSSLSSPKAKGPAPFLAKTYALLEEGEEEESGEEGCSRRRKKIVSWNNEGTGFVVWSPAEFSDLTLPRYFKHNNFSSFIRQLNTYGFKKTSSRRWEFKHEKFQRGYKQMLMEITRKKSEPSVFPAFLKASSSSDDHQDHHHHQIMNDGSSAVDEESTNVHRQTLIEENQNLRREKVELQTQIAQFKDLQIKLLDCIAQHTGTSDHKETRLC
- the LOC108487161 gene encoding pentatricopeptide repeat-containing protein At4g21705, mitochondrial, yielding MNSTKLLSSSKSLAQNGFFSRFYYTNRVNKATLYSRISPLGSPDKSVEAELDDWLKHGNNIRVAELQRIIHDLRKRKRFTQALQVSEWMNKKGLCAFSPTEHAVQLDLIGKVRGFLSAESYFNKLKDQDKTEKTYGALLNCYVRQRQIDKSLSHLQKMKELGFASSTLTYNDIMCLYTNIGQHEKVPDVLREMKENNVSPDNFSYRICINSLGVRSDLEGIEEILTEMEDQPHIKMDWNTYAVVANFYIKAGLTEKAIDALKKSEQKLDNKDGTGYNHLISLYTSLGNKAEVFRLWGLEKEACKRYINKDFIIMLQSLVKLDEFEEAEKILKEWESSGNYYDFRIPNIIIVGYVKKGLHEKAETMLENLKEKGKTTIPNSWGIVAASYLDKGQAKKAFKCMKVALSLFTENKGWKPNLRVVTSILDWLGDEGSVREVEEFMESLNRTVPVDRKMYHTLLKANIRHGERVDKVLDLMKADKINEDEETKSILAMKSS
- the LOC108489482 gene encoding monothiol glutaredoxin-S17, with product MGGGGAGGSVKDVLSKGELDGLRQSGATLILHFWASWCEASKQMDQVFSHLSTDFPNSHFLRVEAEEQPEISEEYSVSAVPFFVFFKDGKVVDKLEGADPSSLANKVAKVAGSTNPGEAAAPASLGMAAGPTVLESVQDLAKANGSSQTGNQVQTGLDDKIKKRLQQLIDSHPVMLFIKGNPEEPKCGFSRKVVDILKDEKVKFGTFDILSDNEVREGLKKFSKWPTFPQLYCKGELLGGCDIAIAMHESGELKEVFRDHGVDIIGTEQGTGGILEPTGLTANLNSRLQSLINSSPVMLFMKGKPDEPKCGFSHKVVEILKQEKVDFESFDILSDDEVRQGLKVYSNWSSYPQLYIKGELIGGSDIALEMQKSGELKRILTEKGIVKEETLEDHLKSLISSSPVMLFMKGTPDNPRCGFSSKVVNALKEEGIDFGSFDILTNDEVRQGLKVFSNWPTFPQLYYKGELIGGCDIVLELRNNGELKVTLSE